A genomic segment from Cuculus canorus isolate bCucCan1 chromosome 18, bCucCan1.pri, whole genome shotgun sequence encodes:
- the LOC128853953 gene encoding uncharacterized protein LOC128853953 isoform X2, with amino-acid sequence MRSTTAPKVSLEESLFFQANRLCGSGCADETAAGRRVSYPSGWQGASALAVEKKHNLPSARWHPGEAQRDGLCPRDGALGAVQPWKGSLVLWGCLGWVGTAGAGWMCPQAWQGGTAGTTDPRAYPWLHHHLPAAAKSGEVGYGHTRPGEMGVRSWNSAGFQQPFGSRPNFQPEGVTQRVGFPPRLAGSLPSRQCLLGTALRQALAALTSPPAWGWHLPGTAAPTAAPTRRAGAEPAPRGGQCPPQEQGQHRATHLLPIRALHGLLNEQGALCLAGMRGFCGFDSSRPHQEHRWSPDTAAAGR; translated from the exons ATGCGGAGCACCACCGCTCCAAAGGTATCATTAGAAGAGTCCCTGTTTTTCCAAGCTAACAGGTTGTGTGGGTCCGGCTGTGCTGACGAAACAGCTGCCGGGCGGCGTGTGAGTTATCCCTCTGGCTGGCAGGGCGCATCTGCGCTCGCCGTGGAGAAGAAACACAACCTGCCCTCGGCACGGTGGCACCCGGGGGAGGCCCAGAGGGACGGGCTCTGTCCCAGGGACGGTGCGCTCGGGGCAGTTCAGCCCTGGAAAGGCAGTttggtgctgtggggctgcctcGGGTGGGTGGGCACGGCGGGCGCTGGCTGGATGTGTCCCCAAGCCTGGCAGGGAGGCACAGCCGGGACAACAGACCCCCGAGCGTACCCTTGGCTCCACCATCACCTCCCCGCAGCGGCCAAGAGCGGAGAAGTAGGTTACGGCCACACGAGAcctggggagatgggggtgCGTTCTTGGAATTCAGCTGGATTTCAGCAGCCCTTTGGCTCCCGACCAAACTTCCAGCCCGAAGGAGTGACACAACGCGTTGGCTTCCCACCCCGGCTGGCCGGCTCACTCCCTTCCAGGCAATGCCTGCTGGGCACGGCGTTACGTCAGGCGCTGGCTGCCCTCACCTCCCCTCCAGCCTGGGGTTGGCACCTGCCTGGCACGGCAGCACCCACGGCGGCACCAACCCGCCGTGCCGGAGCAGAGCCAGCGCCCCGTGGAGGGCAGTGCCCACCCCAGGAGCAGGGGCAGCATCGCGCAACGCACCTCTTGCCAATTAGAGCCTTGCACGGGCTTCTTAATGAGCAGGGAGCTCTCTGCCTGGCAGGAATGCGTGGTTTCTGCGGATTCGACAGCTCCCGACCCCACCAAGAGCACCGATGGAGTCCAGACACAG ctgctgctggtagGTAA
- the LOC128853953 gene encoding uncharacterized protein LOC128853953 isoform X1 gives MRSTTAPKVSLEESLFFQANRLCGSGCADETAAGRRVSYPSGWQGASALAVEKKHNLPSARWHPGEAQRDGLCPRDGALGAVQPWKGSLVLWGCLGWVGTAGAGWMCPQAWQGGTAGTTDPRAYPWLHHHLPAAAKSGEVGYGHTRPGEMGVRSWNSAGFQQPFGSRPNFQPEGVTQRVGFPPRLAGSLPSRQCLLGTALRQALAALTSPPAWGWHLPGTAAPTAAPTRRAGAEPAPRGGQCPPQEQGQHRATHLLPIRALHGLLNEQGALCLAGMRGFCGFDSSRPHQEHRWSPDTGLQVQRWPRSIRSLASWKRSGMEPVASPPCARVG, from the exons ATGCGGAGCACCACCGCTCCAAAGGTATCATTAGAAGAGTCCCTGTTTTTCCAAGCTAACAGGTTGTGTGGGTCCGGCTGTGCTGACGAAACAGCTGCCGGGCGGCGTGTGAGTTATCCCTCTGGCTGGCAGGGCGCATCTGCGCTCGCCGTGGAGAAGAAACACAACCTGCCCTCGGCACGGTGGCACCCGGGGGAGGCCCAGAGGGACGGGCTCTGTCCCAGGGACGGTGCGCTCGGGGCAGTTCAGCCCTGGAAAGGCAGTttggtgctgtggggctgcctcGGGTGGGTGGGCACGGCGGGCGCTGGCTGGATGTGTCCCCAAGCCTGGCAGGGAGGCACAGCCGGGACAACAGACCCCCGAGCGTACCCTTGGCTCCACCATCACCTCCCCGCAGCGGCCAAGAGCGGAGAAGTAGGTTACGGCCACACGAGAcctggggagatgggggtgCGTTCTTGGAATTCAGCTGGATTTCAGCAGCCCTTTGGCTCCCGACCAAACTTCCAGCCCGAAGGAGTGACACAACGCGTTGGCTTCCCACCCCGGCTGGCCGGCTCACTCCCTTCCAGGCAATGCCTGCTGGGCACGGCGTTACGTCAGGCGCTGGCTGCCCTCACCTCCCCTCCAGCCTGGGGTTGGCACCTGCCTGGCACGGCAGCACCCACGGCGGCACCAACCCGCCGTGCCGGAGCAGAGCCAGCGCCCCGTGGAGGGCAGTGCCCACCCCAGGAGCAGGGGCAGCATCGCGCAACGCACCTCTTGCCAATTAGAGCCTTGCACGGGCTTCTTAATGAGCAGGGAGCTCTCTGCCTGGCAGGAATGCGTGGTTTCTGCGGATTCGACAGCTCCCGACCCCACCAAGAGCACCGATGGAGTCCAGACACAG GGCTGCAGGTGCAGCGTTGGCCCAGGAGCATCCGATCCCTGGCATCTTGGAAGCGGAGCGGGATGGAGCCCGTGGCATCTCCGCCGTGCGCCCGCGTTGGGTAA
- the FADS6 gene encoding fatty acid desaturase 6, with product MTREDGDPARQRGQRANGEVSGAPHPGGTGDPPRQGTPAPDSSRMKVMAEGRETGPALGDGDVTPRGAPQRAGQRGEALMAELSELVRKVVKSSSWWERHGVDISILACSFLLLPAGFLCLRSAQAIPFLVGVLTLGVVHHTLTVKGSHLASHNALTESKSWGKVWAIFFIELCSAFTAEQATYNHVKMHHGYTNVIGLGDSSTWKLPFLNRYVYMFLAPLAVPILTPLVALGLLRNVEWKVALRTLCCMFLGLFCHYWLLVHVSGFQSLWSALLCMLLTRSLLAHPYIHVNIFQHIGLPMFAADRKPKRIHLMSLGVLNLPRNILLDWSFGHSLISCHVEHHLFPSLSDNMCLKIKPIVSQYLKQKKLPYNEDTYASRLWLFLQRYEELMVHAPPITELVGIQ from the exons ATGACGCGGGAGGACGGGGACCCGGCGAGGCAGAGGGGACAGCGGGCCAACGGCGAGGTCAGCGGTGCCCCCCACCCCGGGGGGACAGGGGATCCCCCACGCCAAGGCACGCCGGCTCCCGACAGCAGCAGGATGAAGGTGATGGCAGAGGGACGGGAGACGGGGCCAGCGCTGGGTGACGGGGACGTGACCCCCCGGGGGGCCCCGCAGCGAGCAGGGCAGCGCGGGGAAGCCCTGATGGCCGAGCTCTCGGAGCTGGTGCGGAAGGTggtgaagagcagcagctggtgggagCGGCACGGCGTGGACATCAGCATCCTCGCCTGCAGCTTCCTCCTGCTCCCGGCAG GGTTCCTGTGCCTGCGGTCAGCCCAGGCCATCCCTTTCCTGGTGGGCGTCCTCACCCTCGGCGTGGTGCATCACACCCTGACCGTGAAGGGCAGCCACCTGGCCAGCCACAACGCCTTGACTGAGTCCAAGTCCTGGGGCAAAGTGTGGGCCATCTTCTTCATTGAG ctctgctcagctttcACAGCCGAGCAGGCCACCTACAACCACGTGAAGATGCACCACGGCTACACCAACGTCATTGGCCTGGGGGACTCCAGCACCTGGAAGCTTCCCTTCCTGAACCGCTATGTCTACATGTTCCTCGCGCCTCTCGCCGTGCCCATCCTGACCCCCCTGGTTGCACTTG GTTTGTTGAGGAATGTGGAGTGGAAAGTAGCTCTCCGGACGCTCTGCTGCATGTTCCTGGGTCTTTTCTGCCACTACTGGCTGTTGGTCCACGTCTCGGGCTTCCAGTCGCTGTggtcagccctgctctgcatgCTGCTCACCCGCTCTCTCCTGGCCCATCCCTACATCCACGTCAACATATTCCAG CACATTGGCCTTCCCATGTTCGCAGCCGATCGGAAACCCAAGCGGATCCACCTCATGAGCCTGGGCGTCCTCAACCTGCCCCGCAACATCCTGCTGGACTGGTCCTTCGGCCACTCGCTCATCAGCTGCCACGTGGAGCACCACCTCTTCCCCAGCCTCTCCGACAACATGTGCCTCAAG ATCAAACCCATTgtctcccagtacctgaagcagAAGAAGCTGCCATACAACGAGGACACCTACGCCTCCAGGCTCTGGCTCTTCCTGCAGAGATACGAGGAGCTGATGGTCCACGCTCCCCCCATAACGGAGCTGGTGGGCATCCAGTGA
- the FDXR gene encoding NADPH:adrenodoxin oxidoreductase, mitochondrial isoform X1, translating into MFCFWLRTDAQSHRWRRGLKRWLSSSAPAPRICVVGSGPAGFYTAQHILKHHGGAQVDIYEKLPVPFGLVRFGVAPDHPEVKNVINTFTQTARSERCAYYGNVTVGRDVMVAELQQAYHAVVLSYGAEDNRVLGIPGENLSGVYSARAFVGWYNGLPENRDLKPDLSCETAVILGHGNVALDIARILLSPLHLLRKTDITDCSLAALACSKVKRVWLVGRRGPLQVAFTIKELREMINLPGTRPVLNPADFTGLENAVKDAPRPRKRLTELMIKTALEKPAEAQGVQAAAPQEWGLKFQRSPEEVLPTADGTRARGIRVALTRLEGSGDSAKAIPTGDVEELECGLVLSSIGYRSLPLDPAVPFDSQHGVIPNSAGRVDGVPGLYCSGWVKRGPTGVIITTMNDSFDTAQSVLEDLQVGTLDVATSREGFGAVKSILCSRGVRPVSFSDWEKIDAAEVARGKAAGKPREKIVDPQEMLRVIGH; encoded by the exons ATGTTTTGCTTCTGGCTACGTACCGATGCACAGAGCCACCGCTGGAGAAGAG gtCTCAAGCGGTGGCTGTCCTCATCGGCGCCGGCTCCACGCATCTGCGTGGTGGGCAGCGGGCCGGCTGGCTTCTACACCGCTCAGCACATCCTCAAG CACCATGGCGGGGCCCAGGTGGATATCTATGAGAAGCTGCCCGTGCCTTTCGGGCTCGTCCGATTTGGGGTGGCCCCGGACCACCCTGAAGTGAAG AATGTGATCAACACCTTCACCCAGACGGCACGCTCGGAGCGCTGCGCCTACTATGGCAACGTCACCGTGGGGAGGGACGTgatggtggcagagctgcagcaggctTACCACGCAGTGGTGCTG AGTTATGGTGCTGAAGATAACCGGGTCTTGGGGATCCCAGGGGAGAACCTCTCTGGCGTTTATTCGGCCCGAGCATTCGTGGGCTGGTACAATGGGCTGCCCGAGAACCGGGAT cTGAAGCCCGACCTGAGCTGCGAGACGGCGGTGATTCTGGGGCACGGCAATGTGGCACTGGATATCGCCCGGATCCTCCTGTCCCCGCTGCATCTCCTCAGG AAGACAGACATCACTGACTGCTCCCTGGCAGCTCTTGCCTGCAGCAAGGTGAAGCGCGTCTGGCTGGTTGGGAGGAGAGGACCTCTCCAAGTTGCTTTCACTATCAAG GAGCTGCGGGAGATGATAAACCTGCCTGGTACCAGACCTGTCTTAAACCCAGCTGACTTCACAGGCCTCGAAAATGCTGTTAAAG ATGCCCCCAGGCCCAGGAAGCGCCTTACTGAGCTGATGATCAAAACAGCCCTGGAGAAGCCCGCGGAGGCACAGggggtgcaggcagcagccccCCAGGAGTGGGGGCTGAAGTTCCAGCGCAGCCCCGAGGAGGTGCTGCCCACCGCAGATGGGACACGTGCAAGGGGCATCCGCGTGGCCCTGACCCGCCTGGAG GGCTCAGGTGACTCCGCCAAAGCCATCCCCACTGGAGATGTGGAGGAGCTGGAGTGCGGGCTGGTGCTGAGCAGCATTGGGTACCGGAGCCTTCCCCTGGACCCGGCAGTGCCCTTCGACAGCCAGCACGGCGTCATCCCCAACAGCGCGGGCAGGGTGGACGGCGTCCCAG GTCTGTACTGCAGCGGGTGGGTGAAGAGAGGACCCACAGGCGTGATCATCACCACGATGAACGACAGCTTTGACACTGCCCAGTCTGTGCTGGAGGATCTCCAGGTGGGCACACTGGACGTGGCCACCTccagagaaggctttggggcCGTGAAGAGCATCCTGTGCAGCCGAG GGGTCCGTCCTGTTTCATTTTCGGACTGGGAGAAGATCGATGCTGCAGAAGTGGCAAGAGGCAAAGCTGCTGGCAAACCCCGGGAGAAGATCGTAGATCCTCAGGAGATGCTGCGGGTGATCGGTCACTAG
- the FDXR gene encoding NADPH:adrenodoxin oxidoreductase, mitochondrial isoform X2, translating to MAGAGARAPLGLKRWLSSSAPAPRICVVGSGPAGFYTAQHILKHHGGAQVDIYEKLPVPFGLVRFGVAPDHPEVKNVINTFTQTARSERCAYYGNVTVGRDVMVAELQQAYHAVVLSYGAEDNRVLGIPGENLSGVYSARAFVGWYNGLPENRDLKPDLSCETAVILGHGNVALDIARILLSPLHLLRKTDITDCSLAALACSKVKRVWLVGRRGPLQVAFTIKELREMINLPGTRPVLNPADFTGLENAVKDAPRPRKRLTELMIKTALEKPAEAQGVQAAAPQEWGLKFQRSPEEVLPTADGTRARGIRVALTRLEGSGDSAKAIPTGDVEELECGLVLSSIGYRSLPLDPAVPFDSQHGVIPNSAGRVDGVPGLYCSGWVKRGPTGVIITTMNDSFDTAQSVLEDLQVGTLDVATSREGFGAVKSILCSRGVRPVSFSDWEKIDAAEVARGKAAGKPREKIVDPQEMLRVIGH from the exons ATGGCCGGCGCGGGGGCCCGAGCCCCGCTGG gtCTCAAGCGGTGGCTGTCCTCATCGGCGCCGGCTCCACGCATCTGCGTGGTGGGCAGCGGGCCGGCTGGCTTCTACACCGCTCAGCACATCCTCAAG CACCATGGCGGGGCCCAGGTGGATATCTATGAGAAGCTGCCCGTGCCTTTCGGGCTCGTCCGATTTGGGGTGGCCCCGGACCACCCTGAAGTGAAG AATGTGATCAACACCTTCACCCAGACGGCACGCTCGGAGCGCTGCGCCTACTATGGCAACGTCACCGTGGGGAGGGACGTgatggtggcagagctgcagcaggctTACCACGCAGTGGTGCTG AGTTATGGTGCTGAAGATAACCGGGTCTTGGGGATCCCAGGGGAGAACCTCTCTGGCGTTTATTCGGCCCGAGCATTCGTGGGCTGGTACAATGGGCTGCCCGAGAACCGGGAT cTGAAGCCCGACCTGAGCTGCGAGACGGCGGTGATTCTGGGGCACGGCAATGTGGCACTGGATATCGCCCGGATCCTCCTGTCCCCGCTGCATCTCCTCAGG AAGACAGACATCACTGACTGCTCCCTGGCAGCTCTTGCCTGCAGCAAGGTGAAGCGCGTCTGGCTGGTTGGGAGGAGAGGACCTCTCCAAGTTGCTTTCACTATCAAG GAGCTGCGGGAGATGATAAACCTGCCTGGTACCAGACCTGTCTTAAACCCAGCTGACTTCACAGGCCTCGAAAATGCTGTTAAAG ATGCCCCCAGGCCCAGGAAGCGCCTTACTGAGCTGATGATCAAAACAGCCCTGGAGAAGCCCGCGGAGGCACAGggggtgcaggcagcagccccCCAGGAGTGGGGGCTGAAGTTCCAGCGCAGCCCCGAGGAGGTGCTGCCCACCGCAGATGGGACACGTGCAAGGGGCATCCGCGTGGCCCTGACCCGCCTGGAG GGCTCAGGTGACTCCGCCAAAGCCATCCCCACTGGAGATGTGGAGGAGCTGGAGTGCGGGCTGGTGCTGAGCAGCATTGGGTACCGGAGCCTTCCCCTGGACCCGGCAGTGCCCTTCGACAGCCAGCACGGCGTCATCCCCAACAGCGCGGGCAGGGTGGACGGCGTCCCAG GTCTGTACTGCAGCGGGTGGGTGAAGAGAGGACCCACAGGCGTGATCATCACCACGATGAACGACAGCTTTGACACTGCCCAGTCTGTGCTGGAGGATCTCCAGGTGGGCACACTGGACGTGGCCACCTccagagaaggctttggggcCGTGAAGAGCATCCTGTGCAGCCGAG GGGTCCGTCCTGTTTCATTTTCGGACTGGGAGAAGATCGATGCTGCAGAAGTGGCAAGAGGCAAAGCTGCTGGCAAACCCCGGGAGAAGATCGTAGATCCTCAGGAGATGCTGCGGGTGATCGGTCACTAG